Proteins from a single region of Gorilla gorilla gorilla isolate KB3781 chromosome 16, NHGRI_mGorGor1-v2.1_pri, whole genome shotgun sequence:
- the LDHAL6B gene encoding L-lactate dehydrogenase A-like 6B, with protein sequence MSWTVPVVRASQRVSSVGANFLCLGMALCPRQATRIPLNGTWLFTPVSKMATVKSELIERFTSEKPVHHSKVSIIGTGSVGMACAISILLKGLSDELALVDLDEDKLKGETMDLQHGSPFTKMPNIVCSKDYFVTANSNLVIITAGARQEKGETRLNLVQRNVAIFKLMISSIVQYSPHCKLIIVSNPVDILTYVAWKLSAFPKNRIIGSGCNLDTARFRFLIGQKLGIHSESCHGWILGEHGDSSVPVWSGLNIAGVPLKDLNSDIGTDKDPEQWKNVHKEVIATAYEIIKMKGYTSWAIGLSVADLTESILKNLRRIHPVSTIIKGLYGIDEEVFLSIPCILGENGITNLIKIKLTPEEEAHLKKSAKTLWEIQNKLKL encoded by the coding sequence ATGAGTTGGACTGTGCCTGTTGTGCGGGCCAGCCAGAGAGTGAGCTCGGTGGGAGCGAATTTCCTATGCCTGGGGATGGCCCTGTGTCCGCGTCAAGCAACGCGCATCCCGCTCAACGGCACCTGGCTCTTCACCCCCGTGAGCAAGATGGCGACTGTGAAGAGTGAGCTTATTGAGCGTTTCACTTCCGAGAAGCCCGTTCATCACAGTAAGGTCTCCATCATAGGAACTGGATCGGTGGGCATGGCCTGCGCTATCAGCATCTTATTAAAAGGCTTGAGTGATGAACTTGCCCTTGTGGATCTTGATGAAGACAAACTGAAGGGTGAGACAATGGATCTTCAACATGGCAGCCCTTTCACGAAAATGCCAAATATTGTTTGTAGCAAAGATTACTTTGTCACAGCAAACTCCAACCTAGTGATTATCACAGCAGGTGCACGCCAAGAAAAGGGAGAAACGCGTCTTAATTTAGTCCAGCGAAATGTGGCCATCTTCAAGTTAATGATTTCCAGTATTGTCCAGTACAGCCCCCACTGCAAACTGATTATTGTTTCCAATCCAGTGGATATCTTAACTTATGTAGCTTGGAAGTTGAGTGCATTTCCCAAAAACCGTATTATTGGAAGCGGCTGTAATCTGGATACTGCTCGTTTTCGTTTCTTGATTGGACAAAAGCTTGGTATCCATTCTGAAAGCTGCCATGGATGGATCCTCGGAGAGCATGGAGACTCAAGTGTTCCTGTGTGGAGTGGACTGAACATAGCTGGTGTCCCTTTGAAGGATCTGAACTCTGATATAGGAACTGATAAAGATCCTGAGCAATGGAAAAATGTCCACAAAGAAGTGATTGCAACTGCCTATGAGATTAttaaaatgaaaggttatacttCTTGGGCCATTGGCCTATCTGTGGCCGATTTAACAGAAAGTATTTTGAAGAATCTTAGGAGAATACATCCAGTTTCCACCATAATTAAGGGCCTCTATGGAATAGATGAAGAAGTATTCCTCAGTATTCCCTGTATCCTGGGAGAGAACGGTATTACCAACCTTATAAAGATAAAGCTGACCCCTGAAGAAGAGGCCCATCTGAAAAAAAGTGCAAAAACACTTTGGGAAATTCAGAATAAGCTTAAGCTTTAA